The window GCAATgcgtgcttttttaaaaaaatttggtCTCCGAGTTATAGTTACTCATTTGAGTATGTAATTTAGAGCAATTTCTTGGATTAACCCATGAAAACAGTCTTTTCAAAATTAGTTACCTTATTGAGCACACTGAGTACCAAACACCCTGCCGTACACCAAACATCTTCCGATATAGGGGCATGTGCAGTAAGGTCAGTGAAGGGCAAGGAGGAAACCACAGGAATACTTGTTTTGCTGATTgaattttggttgttgttttgctttgaatttaGCCAAACTCATTTAAGTATGTTAGCTAGAGTAATCTGAACATACTGGATTAGGCAGGATAAGCAAAGCCGATTTCTACTTTCTATACTTTACAGAACATATTGTTCAAATCAGCATAGTAAgctctttgtttagcttttcatTTAAGTTCAAAATAGCTCTTTGATACAGGAAcagcaattttctttcctaccaGTGTGAAAGTTAGGGTTGGAAGGTGTACAGGATGTGATCAAGGAAAAAGGGCTAGCAAGCGACAAACTGGGGTTTTCATTCTGTGCCTTATGATTTTAGAGCCACTGCTGTTTGCCactgtttttctgtctctaaaTGACATAACTCTAATGACACATTTTGCATGAGACAACAGAAAGGATTTTAGGTTGTGCTTCTGGAAGATCCACCAGCATTTCCAGGTCTGAGAGAAATCACCAAACCAAAGGGGGCTTGTGTGGTGTGTTCTCAGAGTATTCTGGGGCTGTACacacatttaaatgccatataaaactacaggaaatgagaaattaaaGGGGAGGGAAGCAAAGGCTTACAGCACAGGACACTGGGGAAGTCACCGCATACCCAGTGACCCAGAAATACCTGAATGAGGGCAAAGCAAGCCCTGCCAAGGTTGACATGAGGCTTCCAGACTGGCAGAGGAGAACTGTCAAGGCAAATCTGTAAGACTCTCTAGGGCGAGTGTCCATAGCTGTTCTCTTGACTTCAGTGCTGTGTTAAATCTACTGCTAGGAGTCAGTGCTGGGAAGATCAAGTTGGGAACCCAAAACTGACTATATGGTGTTGCATGATGTTGGATgaagtattttctcatttaagtaCTTAAGTCAATTGTTTGACATGAATTCTTGCTGTATATTATCAATGTAGAAATTCTCTCGTTATAAATAATGTTTCTTCTCTTAGTATGACAtatgttttgtttaaaacatgCTTCACTTTCACAAGGATAAAGTTTCCTTGGTCTCTGGAGTACTTTGGTAGATATCATGAGAAGGGGTAAACCATAGTGAAGAAGCAGAAAAGCTATGGGAAGGTTCATCTTGATGTGCGTCTGGAGGGTTAATGTGCAATTATTTAGTGTAGTAATTGAAACTACAAGGAAATTGAGCACCAAAGTGAGAaattaaaagtgtttaaaaaccatttgttTATATGGAAAGCAATTATGTCATTTTCTAAAGGCCTTATTTCCTGAACCTACACTTTCTATATATTGCATTTCTGACCAACAagaatgttttttaatttctcttggtACGATCTTATATTATATAGCTATAATATGATGCTTGATCTCAGTTTGTATAATTTAGCAATCATGAGAAAAAGGCAAATTCTTTGATTATTCATTATGTTGAAGTAGCTGTCTATAAGGAATATATGAAATGTATCTCCTAGTTTTGTTCCACAGGCTAGGGTTACACAAAGTTACAAATAAATGATACATACTTGACTGTATATCATCAACCATAGACAGACCATTTGAATCATCAATTTGAAATCATTAAGGATCAACATGAAAGATTCCATGAACAcctgagataaaaataaacatttaataccTACATggaaataggtatggagagagagagagagagagagagagagagagagagagagagagagaacaccgcCTGTAGAAAAACTAAGAATTGATCCATGAGATGTGAATAGAAATTGGCTAAGTGCAAAATTTTTATAGGATGAAaggttacttttaaaatatgttaattatTTTAGGTTATGCAAATACCACCAAGAAGAAAATACCCCAACAATTTTTGACCATCCCACAGAAGAATCAACTTTGTAAGACAATTACCTCTGTCCTAGTACCTTATAAATGAACAGGAAAGCAGTCTGACCAGCGATGCTGGCTACACCCTACAATCACACAATGGGCTCCCCTGCCACCTTCTTCCTCGTTGGCGTTCCAggcttgcagtcttcctatctttGGCTGGCCATCTCATTGAGCTCCATGTACAGCACAGCCCTCCTAGGAAACACCCTCATCATCACTGTGATCTGCATGGACTCCACTCTACAAGAGCCCatgtgcttctttctctgtgttctggctGCTGTGGACATTGTTATGGCTTCCTCTGTGGTACCTAAGATGCTGAGCATCTTCAGCTCAGGAGGCAGCTCCATCAGCTTTAATGCCTGTTTCACTCAGATGTACTTTGTCCACGCAGCCACAGCTGTGGAGACAGGGCTGCTACTGGCCATGGCTTTtgatcgctatgtggccatctgcaagcCCCTACATTATATGAGAATCCTCACTCCTAACGTGATGCTGGGGATTAGTGTGACCATCACCACTAGAGCTGTGATTTTTATGACTCCATTGAGTTGGATGTTGAGTCATTTGCCTTTCTGTGGCTCCAATGTAGTTCCACATTCCTACTGTGAACACATGGCTGTGGCCAAGTTAGCGTGTGCTGACCCCATGCCCACCAGTCTCTACAGTTTGGTTTTTTCCTCCATCATTGTGGGCTCAGATGTGGCCTTCATTTCTGCCTCCTATACTTTGATCCTCAGGGCAGTGTTTGGTTTGTCATCAAAGCATGCACAGTGGAAGGCGCTGAGTACATGCAGCTCTCATGTTGTGGTTATGGCTCTGTACTATCTCCCTGGGATGGCGTCCATCTATGTAGCCTGGCTAGGGCAGGACAAAGTTCCGCTGCACACCCAAGTGTTGCTGGCTGACTTGTACCTGATTATTCCGCCCACCCTGAACCCTGTCATTTATGGTATCAGGACCAAGCAGATCCGGGAGCGGATATGGAGTCTGCTGATGCAGGGCTTCTCTCACCCGGGTACTCACGGTTCATGAGCACACAGCTTCCCATACCTTAAGTTCCAGCCAACGGCCGTGAAAACTCTGAGATAGATGGACATGGACTGGCTTACTTCAACTTTTCACTAGAGTTTGACAGAAGTGATTGTATTTCCTGGTGTCTTTATTTAGCATGCTACTATATTGAAATTTGGGCAGAGCAtgagtttgttattttgtttcttattttgtttttttttttaaaagatctctaTTCCTATTTAAAATCATTCCCTCTGTTGATGAAAGTTAGTTTGTCCCCTTTTCCCTTGCTAGAACTTTCTTGTTCCTCCCACAGTGTGATGCTGTGCTACAAACTAGCTTTTCCTCTCTGGCTCACCAGTGAATCCATTTTATTTAATGCCCGTGTTTATTCTTGGAGCACAAACCTCCTTCACCTAAAATAGATTTTAGTTTATCTTATGTAAACTTTAGGTCAATGGTGTTGGCCCCTTTCTAATGAACgaactggaaaaagaaacacagtaataaaaaaaaccaatccTGAATCTGGGAGGAAATTCCCTTCTGATAGCCACACAGTTTCATAGGGCAGAGACACATGTATTTGATTCTTAATGAAATTGAAAATCTTAATAAGACTAATTATCTGATATTAAAATCCAAAGTGCTAGGAAAAACTGCAGTAGCAGGTTGGTTAATTGTTCCCTTGATTAGAATGAACTGTCTTCCacctcttctgattagttttaagTCTATTGGAAATATAATCAGTATAGTACTgacgtaaagatggaaaaataattaatagGGAGCTCAGACCTGAACTCAGAGGTATATTTGGTTAACAGATCTGACGTTGCTCATGGTGTTATCACTACTGGACTTTCAAATGCAAAACTATTAGATGAGACCTTACACCGTATgcaaaaattaacagaaaaatatgaagaactaATTGGAAGACTGAAAATCATAAAActagagaaaacatttaacattGTAAAGATTTCTTGGATATGATATCCAAAGTGTAGTCAGCAAAAGCGAAAAGTAGATGCAGCTACAAGGAGCAGAACTAATCTTGtgtaacaaaagacaaaacacagtGCAGAGACGCCATGCAGGATGGAAGAAGGTATATTGGAACTGGGTATTTAATAAGAATTATTTACTTAGTAAATGATTAAATTCTataattcaacaacaacaaatcaggTACTCAAACTGCAATCGATATTCCTGTAAAGGACATGTACAAGTGACCAGCTAACATATGCACAGATGCTCTTTGTCACTAATAATtacagagattaaaaataaaactacagtgAGGTAATCCATTTGACCCTAGGCGTGATCCAGAAACTCAAACTAGACCACCCCTGCCATGTAAAAACCAACTTTGGGAGAAAGTGCGAACAAACTGAAATCTCTTTGTAGTGTTAGTGGAGACTGTAACAGTAAACCTATGTTAGTGGGATGGGTAATCTATGAAATATGAAAAGCAGGGATAACCTGATGATGCAGCAATCCCACTAGGTAATTCACAAACAATGGAATCGGGTCTCCAAGCTTAGTTCTTGACCCTCACGTTCATGGCATCACACAGATGTGCAAACCGTATGAGACCAGTGAAGCATGTTCTGATTTAGAATCTGCAACTTCATCCTTGGTCTTAGAAGCTTTCCGCATTTTTCTGTATCTCAAGTCCAGAGATGAAATGTGGGTATAATGAGAGCAGGTCCTTCAGAGGACTGAGAAACCGAATGTGGAAATCTCAAGAAAACACCCACTGGAGCACTGCTTCTCAATCCCTCGGTCACATCCTCTATGGGGTTCAATGACccattcacaggggtcacctaagaccattggaaacaTGAGCTATTTATACCATGTttcataaaagtaacaaaattataattatgaagtagcaataaaaatgatgttatatttgggggtcatcacaacatggggaactgtatcaaaggattacagcattaggaaggttgagaactactgccttAGAGGTTCTGGAGTATTGAAGAATTAAAAAAGTAACCAGGGCTAGTATAACACCAGGGCTGAtacaatggctcagtgggtacaggcacttgctgccacacctgacaacctgagttcagttcccaggagctACATGACGGAAGAAGAGGAATGACTACTTCGAGCTGCTATCTGACCTTCCTATGTTTACCATGGTATGGGCATctccacatacatatgcacaataaataaatagataagtaaacaaatacatgaatgaaaaaaatatact is drawn from Microtus ochrogaster isolate Prairie Vole_2 unplaced genomic scaffold, MicOch1.0 UNK41, whole genome shotgun sequence and contains these coding sequences:
- the LOC102001431 gene encoding olfactory receptor 52I2-like, translating into MLATPYNHTMGSPATFFLVGVPGLQSSYLWLAISLSSMYSTALLGNTLIITVICMDSTLQEPMCFFLCVLAAVDIVMASSVVPKMLSIFSSGGSSISFNACFTQMYFVHAATAVETGLLLAMAFDRYVAICKPLHYMRILTPNVMLGISVTITTRAVIFMTPLSWMLSHLPFCGSNVVPHSYCEHMAVAKLACADPMPTSLYSLVFSSIIVGSDVAFISASYTLILRAVFGLSSKHAQWKALSTCSSHVVVMALYYLPGMASIYVAWLGQDKVPLHTQVLLADLYLIIPPTLNPVIYGIRTKQIRERIWSLLMQGFSHPGTHGS